The following coding sequences lie in one Anguilla anguilla isolate fAngAng1 chromosome 14, fAngAng1.pri, whole genome shotgun sequence genomic window:
- the ptbp3 gene encoding polypyrimidine tract-binding protein 3 isoform X1 — MSNSTPSTANGNDSTKFKGDRSPCGPSRVLHVRKIPFEVSEAEVVSLAVPFGKVSNLLMLKGKNQAFIEMASEEAAITMVNYYTTATPHLRNQPVFIQYSNHRELKTDNLPNQGRAQAALQAVNAMHSGNMTLSGSASAGDGGLMPGQSPVLRIIVENLFYPVSLEVLHQIFSKFGTVLKIITFTKNNQFQALLQYADPMNAHHAKVTLDGQNIYNACCTLRVEFSKLTSLNVKYNNDKSRDFTRLDLPSGDGQATLDPGMTAAFGAPGIISSPYPGAAGFGPAIGFPQPAGLPMQSMPGALGPLTIPTGRMAIHGMAPTALHSVLLVSNLNPDSISPHGLFILFGVYGDVHRVKILFNKKENALIQMADATQAQLAMSHLNGQRLHGKVIRVTISKHQTVQLPREGQEDQGLTKDFSGSPLHRFKKPGSKNFQNIFPPSATLHLSNIPPSITDDILKDLFSGTGYTVKAFKFFQKDRKMALIQLGSVEEAIQALIDLHNHDLGENHHLRVSFSKSTI, encoded by the exons ATGAGCAATTCTACTCCATCTACAG CTAATGGCAACGACAGCACGAAGTTTAAAGGAGACCGATCTCCCTGTGGCCCCTCCCGCGTCCTGCACGTCCGCAAGATTCCCTTCGAGGTCTCCGAGGCCGAGGTCGTCTCTCTAGCGGTCCCCTTCGGCAAAGTCAGCAACCTGTTAATGCTCAAAGGGAAAAACCAA GCTTTTATCGAAATGGCTTCCGAGGAAGCGGCGATCACGATGGTCAACTACTacaccaccgccaccccccacctccgcaATCAGCCCGTCTTCATCCAGTACTCCAACCACCGAGAGCTCAAGACCGATAATCTGCCCAACCAGGGG AGAGCTCAGGCGGCGCTGCAGGCGGTGAACgcgatgcattctgggaacatGACCCTGTCTGGGTCCGCGTCCGCCGGTGACGGCGGGCTGATGCCGGGGCAGAGCCCGGTGCTGCGCATCATCGTGGAGAACCTCTTCTACCCCGTCTCCCTGGAGGTGCTACACCAG ATCTTCTCCAAGTTCGGGACGGTGCTGAAGATTATCACTTTTACCAAGAATAACCAGTTCCAGGCCTTGTTACAGTATGCTGATCCTATGAATGCTCACCATGCCAAAGTG ACTTTGGACGGCCAAAACATCTACAACGCATGCTGCACCCTGCGCGTGGAGTTCTCCAAACTGACCAGCCTGAACGTGAAGTACAACAACGACAAGAGCCGCGACTTCACGCGCCTGGACCTCCCCTCGGGCGACGGGCAGGCCACCCTGGACCCCGGCATGACCGCCGCCTTCG GAGCCCCCGGCATCATCTCCTCCCCCTATCCCGGAGCTGCAGGCTTCGGTCCCGCCATTGGCTTCCCCCAACCTGCAG GACTGCCCATGCAGTCCATGCCAGGCGCCCTCGGACCCTTGACCATCCCCACAGGAAGGATGGCCATCCACGGGATGGCACCGACCGCTCTGCACTCTGTGCTCCTAGTCTCCAACCTCAACCCAGAT AGTATATCACCCCACGGTCTCTTCATCCTGTTTG GGGTCTATGGGGATGTTCACAGAGTAAAAATTCTGTTCAACAAGAAGGAAAACGCCTTAATACAGATGGCAGATGCAACACAGGCACAACTGG CGATGAGCCACCTCAACGGACAGAGGCTCCATGGCAAGGTGATAAGGGTGACCATCTCCAAGCACCAGACGGTGCAGCTCCCCAGGGAAGGGCAGGAGGACCAGGGCCTGACCAAGGACTTCAGCGGCAGCCCCCTGCATCGCTTCAAGAAGCCCGGCTCCAAGAACTTCCAGAACATCTTCCCCCCGTCCGCCACCCTGCACCTCTCCAACATCCC GCCTTCAATCACTGATGACATTCTAAAGGACTTATTTTCTGGCACTGGGTACACAGTTAAAGCCTTCAAATTTTTCCA GAAAGATCGCAAGATGGCACTGATACAGCTGGGCTCTGTGGAGGAAGCCATTCAGGCTCTGATCGACCTCCACAACCACGACCTGGGAGAGAACCACCACCTGCGAGTGTCCTTCTCCAAGTCCACCATCTAG
- the ptbp3 gene encoding polypyrimidine tract-binding protein 3 isoform X2, with amino-acid sequence MANGNDSTKFKGDRSPCGPSRVLHVRKIPFEVSEAEVVSLAVPFGKVSNLLMLKGKNQAFIEMASEEAAITMVNYYTTATPHLRNQPVFIQYSNHRELKTDNLPNQGRAQAALQAVNAMHSGNMTLSGSASAGDGGLMPGQSPVLRIIVENLFYPVSLEVLHQIFSKFGTVLKIITFTKNNQFQALLQYADPMNAHHAKVTLDGQNIYNACCTLRVEFSKLTSLNVKYNNDKSRDFTRLDLPSGDGQATLDPGMTAAFGAPGIISSPYPGAAGFGPAIGFPQPAGLPMQSMPGALGPLTIPTGRMAIHGMAPTALHSVLLVSNLNPDSISPHGLFILFGVYGDVHRVKILFNKKENALIQMADATQAQLAMSHLNGQRLHGKVIRVTISKHQTVQLPREGQEDQGLTKDFSGSPLHRFKKPGSKNFQNIFPPSATLHLSNIPPSITDDILKDLFSGTGYTVKAFKFFQKDRKMALIQLGSVEEAIQALIDLHNHDLGENHHLRVSFSKSTI; translated from the exons CTAATGGCAACGACAGCACGAAGTTTAAAGGAGACCGATCTCCCTGTGGCCCCTCCCGCGTCCTGCACGTCCGCAAGATTCCCTTCGAGGTCTCCGAGGCCGAGGTCGTCTCTCTAGCGGTCCCCTTCGGCAAAGTCAGCAACCTGTTAATGCTCAAAGGGAAAAACCAA GCTTTTATCGAAATGGCTTCCGAGGAAGCGGCGATCACGATGGTCAACTACTacaccaccgccaccccccacctccgcaATCAGCCCGTCTTCATCCAGTACTCCAACCACCGAGAGCTCAAGACCGATAATCTGCCCAACCAGGGG AGAGCTCAGGCGGCGCTGCAGGCGGTGAACgcgatgcattctgggaacatGACCCTGTCTGGGTCCGCGTCCGCCGGTGACGGCGGGCTGATGCCGGGGCAGAGCCCGGTGCTGCGCATCATCGTGGAGAACCTCTTCTACCCCGTCTCCCTGGAGGTGCTACACCAG ATCTTCTCCAAGTTCGGGACGGTGCTGAAGATTATCACTTTTACCAAGAATAACCAGTTCCAGGCCTTGTTACAGTATGCTGATCCTATGAATGCTCACCATGCCAAAGTG ACTTTGGACGGCCAAAACATCTACAACGCATGCTGCACCCTGCGCGTGGAGTTCTCCAAACTGACCAGCCTGAACGTGAAGTACAACAACGACAAGAGCCGCGACTTCACGCGCCTGGACCTCCCCTCGGGCGACGGGCAGGCCACCCTGGACCCCGGCATGACCGCCGCCTTCG GAGCCCCCGGCATCATCTCCTCCCCCTATCCCGGAGCTGCAGGCTTCGGTCCCGCCATTGGCTTCCCCCAACCTGCAG GACTGCCCATGCAGTCCATGCCAGGCGCCCTCGGACCCTTGACCATCCCCACAGGAAGGATGGCCATCCACGGGATGGCACCGACCGCTCTGCACTCTGTGCTCCTAGTCTCCAACCTCAACCCAGAT AGTATATCACCCCACGGTCTCTTCATCCTGTTTG GGGTCTATGGGGATGTTCACAGAGTAAAAATTCTGTTCAACAAGAAGGAAAACGCCTTAATACAGATGGCAGATGCAACACAGGCACAACTGG CGATGAGCCACCTCAACGGACAGAGGCTCCATGGCAAGGTGATAAGGGTGACCATCTCCAAGCACCAGACGGTGCAGCTCCCCAGGGAAGGGCAGGAGGACCAGGGCCTGACCAAGGACTTCAGCGGCAGCCCCCTGCATCGCTTCAAGAAGCCCGGCTCCAAGAACTTCCAGAACATCTTCCCCCCGTCCGCCACCCTGCACCTCTCCAACATCCC GCCTTCAATCACTGATGACATTCTAAAGGACTTATTTTCTGGCACTGGGTACACAGTTAAAGCCTTCAAATTTTTCCA GAAAGATCGCAAGATGGCACTGATACAGCTGGGCTCTGTGGAGGAAGCCATTCAGGCTCTGATCGACCTCCACAACCACGACCTGGGAGAGAACCACCACCTGCGAGTGTCCTTCTCCAAGTCCACCATCTAG
- the ptbp3 gene encoding polypyrimidine tract-binding protein 3 isoform X3, translated as MLKGKNQAFIEMASEEAAITMVNYYTTATPHLRNQPVFIQYSNHRELKTDNLPNQGRAQAALQAVNAMHSGNMTLSGSASAGDGGLMPGQSPVLRIIVENLFYPVSLEVLHQIFSKFGTVLKIITFTKNNQFQALLQYADPMNAHHAKVTLDGQNIYNACCTLRVEFSKLTSLNVKYNNDKSRDFTRLDLPSGDGQATLDPGMTAAFGAPGIISSPYPGAAGFGPAIGFPQPAGLPMQSMPGALGPLTIPTGRMAIHGMAPTALHSVLLVSNLNPDSISPHGLFILFGVYGDVHRVKILFNKKENALIQMADATQAQLAMSHLNGQRLHGKVIRVTISKHQTVQLPREGQEDQGLTKDFSGSPLHRFKKPGSKNFQNIFPPSATLHLSNIPPSITDDILKDLFSGTGYTVKAFKFFQKDRKMALIQLGSVEEAIQALIDLHNHDLGENHHLRVSFSKSTI; from the exons ATGCTCAAAGGGAAAAACCAA GCTTTTATCGAAATGGCTTCCGAGGAAGCGGCGATCACGATGGTCAACTACTacaccaccgccaccccccacctccgcaATCAGCCCGTCTTCATCCAGTACTCCAACCACCGAGAGCTCAAGACCGATAATCTGCCCAACCAGGGG AGAGCTCAGGCGGCGCTGCAGGCGGTGAACgcgatgcattctgggaacatGACCCTGTCTGGGTCCGCGTCCGCCGGTGACGGCGGGCTGATGCCGGGGCAGAGCCCGGTGCTGCGCATCATCGTGGAGAACCTCTTCTACCCCGTCTCCCTGGAGGTGCTACACCAG ATCTTCTCCAAGTTCGGGACGGTGCTGAAGATTATCACTTTTACCAAGAATAACCAGTTCCAGGCCTTGTTACAGTATGCTGATCCTATGAATGCTCACCATGCCAAAGTG ACTTTGGACGGCCAAAACATCTACAACGCATGCTGCACCCTGCGCGTGGAGTTCTCCAAACTGACCAGCCTGAACGTGAAGTACAACAACGACAAGAGCCGCGACTTCACGCGCCTGGACCTCCCCTCGGGCGACGGGCAGGCCACCCTGGACCCCGGCATGACCGCCGCCTTCG GAGCCCCCGGCATCATCTCCTCCCCCTATCCCGGAGCTGCAGGCTTCGGTCCCGCCATTGGCTTCCCCCAACCTGCAG GACTGCCCATGCAGTCCATGCCAGGCGCCCTCGGACCCTTGACCATCCCCACAGGAAGGATGGCCATCCACGGGATGGCACCGACCGCTCTGCACTCTGTGCTCCTAGTCTCCAACCTCAACCCAGAT AGTATATCACCCCACGGTCTCTTCATCCTGTTTG GGGTCTATGGGGATGTTCACAGAGTAAAAATTCTGTTCAACAAGAAGGAAAACGCCTTAATACAGATGGCAGATGCAACACAGGCACAACTGG CGATGAGCCACCTCAACGGACAGAGGCTCCATGGCAAGGTGATAAGGGTGACCATCTCCAAGCACCAGACGGTGCAGCTCCCCAGGGAAGGGCAGGAGGACCAGGGCCTGACCAAGGACTTCAGCGGCAGCCCCCTGCATCGCTTCAAGAAGCCCGGCTCCAAGAACTTCCAGAACATCTTCCCCCCGTCCGCCACCCTGCACCTCTCCAACATCCC GCCTTCAATCACTGATGACATTCTAAAGGACTTATTTTCTGGCACTGGGTACACAGTTAAAGCCTTCAAATTTTTCCA GAAAGATCGCAAGATGGCACTGATACAGCTGGGCTCTGTGGAGGAAGCCATTCAGGCTCTGATCGACCTCCACAACCACGACCTGGGAGAGAACCACCACCTGCGAGTGTCCTTCTCCAAGTCCACCATCTAG